The genomic segment CCGTGACATGGGCATCCCGGAAGGTTGATTATGGGCAGGCCGCTTTTGGTTTTAAAATTTTCACCCATAAATCCCCCTGGTGTCCATTTTTGGAACTGCATTCCAGTTGCTTCTATCTCTCCGTCTGCGCCTATGCCTCCAAAACTGGCACAGGTTCCAACTGCCAGAACATAACTGGCTTTATTTGCAAGGGATGCAGCAATATCTTTTTTAGGTTTGCCCAGTAAGGTGTCAAACATGCCGGTACCTCCAGGCCCCCTGATAATAGAGCCTTCAATACATAAAATATCCAGGGCCTGTTTTCCTGATAACAAATCATTATTTAATTTATTCTGTGCTGCAATACTGTGGTTTGATATGGAAGGATGCCAGAGTAAACGGATATTTAAATCATTTATAAGTTCGCTGGTTTCAGGGGGTTCCGAGTTAAAAAATGCCCAGGTATCACCTCCGCACCCGCCTCCCTGAAGCCAGTATAATGTTTTTTGAGATTTATTTGCATTGTCAGAAACACCAGTACCAGGGTTTTTGATTGTAAAAATATGCCGGCATTTCGGACATTTTCCCTTTGCACCTTTTTCAGGAATACGGCTTTTATCAAGATTCATTGTAAAACCGCATTTTTCACATATTATTTTCATAATTGAGTCTCCAGTACCTCACGCAATGCTTTTGCCAGATCATTCCTGGCAGCAGGTTTTATAATATATTTTTTTATTCCAGCAGCTTCTGCTTTTTTTTCATCTATTTGTTCACTAAATCCAGTACACAGGATAATAGGTATATTGCTGCGAATACGGATCATCTCCTTTGCCAGCAGGTATCCTGTAATACCTGGCATGGTCATGTCAGTTACAATCACATCAAAATCAAGGGGGGCGGCTGAAAAAGCTTCCAATGCTTTCAGGCTGTCTGTAAAGGCTGTAACCTTATATCCCAGTCGTTCAAGCATTTGCTGTTCCATTTGAATAATATCAATTTCATCATCTACTATAAGTATATGTTCCCTGCCAATAAGCTGCTGTGGTTCTGCATCAGCTTTTTCATTTTGTACCACTGTTATTGTTGGAAGCCAGACACAGAAAGAACTTCCTTTTCCTGGATAAGTTTTTACCTTAATTGTTCCCCTGTGAGCTTTAATAATCCCGTGAACAACTGCAAGACCCAGACCTGTTCCCTTGCCTTTTTCTTTTGTTGTAAAATAAGGGTCAAAAATTCGTTCCAATAAATCTTGTTTCATGCCGCAGCCAGTATCTTTAATACATAATACTACATAATTGTCCCAGGCAAGTTCAGGGTATTGTGCAGAATTTATTTTATTTACCTGTTTTTGAGATAATGTAGCAGTTAAAACTCCGCCTGTATCCTGCATGGCATGAAATGCATTGGTACAGAGATTCATAACAACCTGATGTATCTGGGTAGGATCTGCCATTACATAACCTGAGTCAGTGATTCTTTGATGAATCTCTATGGTGGCAGGCAGGGATGAACGGATTAGTTTAAGAGCTTCTTTAACAATAATATGAATCTGAACCGGAATATGAACCTGCTCGCTCTGGCGGCTGAAAGTCAATATCTGACTGACCAGGCTTTTTGCTCTTTCTCCTGCTTTTAATACAGACGACAGATTGCGCCTGGCAACACTTCCCACAGGCAGGTCATCTATTGTTAATTCCGTGTATCCTATTACTGATGAAAGGATATTGTTAAAATCATGGGCAATGCCTCCTGCAAGGGTTCCTATGGATTCCATTTTCTGAGCCTGGCGGAGCTGTGATTCCAGAAGCATCTTTGCTGCTTCAGCCTGTTTTTTTTCTTCAAGGTCTTTGCAGAAAGCTATAAAACGATTATCAGAAATCTTGACAGCCTCCACAAGCATTTCCATTTCAGAGCCGTCTTTGCGTAAAAACCTTAGTTCCCCAACAGCACGGCCTTTGTCCATAACTTCTTGAAAATGTTTCCTGCCCTGTTCTTTGAAATCCTTATGGATCAGATCAGGTATATTCATATGACTTAATTCATCAATAGAATATCCTGTAATCTGACACGCTGCATTATTAACCTCAATATATTTTCCCAAAGCGTCTGCAACAAAAACACCATAAGGAGCATTTTCAATATAACCCCGGTATTTTTTTTCATTTTCACGCAAAGATGCTTCAGTTTTTTTTCTCAAGGCAATTTCCCTTAACAATTCTTTATTGGCTTTTTCAAGTTCCCTGGTTCTTTTGGCAACCTCTTGTTCCAGGTATTGCTGATATGCATGGTTTTCAAGAATAAGTCTGGAGCGCTCCAGAGCCTTTTCAACAGAATGGAGCAGTACAGACAAATCACCTATGGGTTTGAGCAGATAATCCCATGCTCCCAGGTGGAGAGCCTCAACTGCATCCCCGATCACCCCTGTTCCTGAAATTACAATAACAGGTGTGTCAGGGGATTGGTTTCTTACTATTCTTAATACTTCCAGTCCGTCCATTTCCGGCATCCTCAGATCTACCAGGATCAGATCCGGGTTTTCCCTTTTAAATATTTCTATCCCAATTTTTCCGTTTTCCGCTTCCAGTACTTGATATTCATAATCCTCAAGAAAGTACCTGATACTTTCCCTTATACCTTTTTCATCGTCTATTGTCAGTATCACGGGTGTTTTTTTCTGAGACATAGGGATTTTCCTTTATATCAGAGCAGATGAATAATCTGGTTTAACAGATGATTTTTTTTACTTCAAACCTGTCTTGTATTAATACCATAGCATATGCTATAACTCAAAGATGTATTTTAGTAATTGATAATTGATAATTGATAATAACATTAAAGGGAAAATATATATGACTGTTACAGATTCTGTTCCTGCACCTAATTTTATTCGATATATAATTGATGAAGATTTAAAAACAAGTAAATTTGACAAGAGGGTTGTTACCCGTTTTCCTCCTGAACCAAATGGTTATCTGCATATAGGCCATGCAAAATCTATTTGCCTTAATTTTGGTCTGGCTGCCGAATATAAGGGAACCTGCCATATGCGTTTTGATGATACTAATCCTGGAAAAGAAGAAACAGAATATGTTGATTCTATAAAGGAGGATGTTCAGTGGCTTGGTTTTGACTGGAAAGAGCATCTTTACTATGCTTCTGACTATTTTGACAGGCTTTATGAATTTGCTGTTGAATTAATAAAACAAGGCAAAGCTTATGTTGATGATCTTAGTGCTGATGACATAAGGCTGTACAGGGGAACCCTGACTGAACCTGGAAAAGAAAGCCCTTTCAGAAACAGGCCGGTTGAAGAAAATCTTGAACTTTTTGAAAAAATGAGAGCAGGGGAATATGAGGACGGGGCATGTGTATTAAGGGCTAAAATTAATATGGCTGCTCCAAATATAGTTATGCGCGATCCTGCTCTTTACCGAATACGCAAGGTTCATCATCACAGAACAGGGAATAAATGGAATATTTACCCCATGTATGATTTTACCCATTGTCTTTCAGATTCCATAGAAGGCATTACCCATTCCATATGCACCCTTGAATTTGAAAATAACCGGGAGCTTTATGACTGGGTCCTTGATGAATTAAAGGTTTATCATCCCAGGCAGATAGAATTTGCAAGGCTGAATCTTACATATACGGTTTTAAGCAAAAGAAAGCTTATTGAGCTTGTAACCCAGGGACATGTAACAGGCTGGGATGATCCCCGAATGCCCACAATTTCAGGCTTGAGAAGAAGGGGATATACCCCGGAAGCCATAAGAAAGTTCTGTGAACGAATCGGGGTTGCCAAAAGAGACAGTATGGTTGATATGGCTTTGCTGGAATATATTATCAGGGAAGACTTGAACAAAAGCGCTGCCAGGGTTATGGCTGTACTCAGGCCCCTTAAGGTTGTTATTGAAAATTATCCCAAAGATCAGGTTGAGGAAATGGAGTTTGTCAATAATCCCGAAGATCCCGGCATGGGATCTAGGAATGTCCCGTTTTCAAGGGTTTTATATATAGAAAGAGATGATTTTTTTGAAAATCCTCCTAAAAAATTCTTCAGACTTGGGCCCGGACGGGAGGTAAGGCTCAGGTATGCTTATTTTGTTACATGTGTTGATTTTATTAAAGATGAACAAACCGGGGAAGTAATTGAACTTAGATGTACCTATGATCCTGAAACAAAGGGAGGAAATGCTCCAGACGGCAGAAAGGTTAAAGGAACCCTGCACTGGGTGTCTGCTGCCCATGCAATAGATGCTGAAGTCCGGCTTTATGATCATCTTTTTACCAGGGAAAATCCTAATGAAGGGGGAGATTATAAAGAATGCCTTAATCCAAATTCCCTTGAAACCTTGACCGGCTGCAAGCTTGAACCATCTCTTGCAAATTCAAAGTCTGGAATCAGATACCAGTTTGAAAGACTTGGTTATTTCTGCCTTGATTCAAAAGATTCTTCCAGTAAAAGCCTGGTTTTTAACAGGACTGTTACTTTAAGAGATACCTGGGCAAAGATACAAAAGGGAAAAAAAGGTTAAGGGGCATATGTTTTTATGAAAAAAAAAGAAAATAAGGATTTTGATCTGGAAGTTTTTACCCTTGCAAGCGGAAGCAGGGGTAATGCAGCCTTTGTTTCTAACGGTTCAACATCCATTTTAATAGATGCAGGGCTTTCAGGGATTGAGGTTGACCGGAGACTCAGGACAAAGGGGCACTGCCTTGCTGATATAGATGCAATCTTGATCTCTCATGAGCATGGGGATCATATTCATGCAGCAGGAATATTGTCCCGAAGGCTGGATATTCCTGTTTATTTAACCCCAAAAGCCTGGAAAGCATCAGAACGAAAGCTTGGAAAAATATCAGATATTAGACATTTTAACAGCGGGCTGGGCTTTAAGATCAATTCCCTTGAAATTTATCCTTTTTCCACTTCCCATGATTCAGAAGATCCTGTAAGTTTAACCATCCGTCAAAACGGCACAAAGATCGGGATTGCAACAGATTTAGGCATTGCAACCGCACTGGTAAAAGAGCATCTTAAAAACTGTTCCCTGCTTATTCTGGAAGCTAATCATGATCCTGTAATGCTCATGAACGGCCCGTATCCCTGGCACTTAAAGCAGAGAATTAAAAGCAGGACAGGTCATCTTTCCAATGATGATTCAGGAAAACTTTTAAAAGAAATCCTGCATGAACAATTGCAGCATGTGATTTTAGGACATCTGAGCGAAAAAAACAACACCCCCCATAAGGCACTTAATGCCGCAGGCCAGGCTATGAACGGCTCTAAAGCCAGCCTGGCAATAGCTCCCCAGGACAGATGCAGCGAAGTTTTCAGGCTTAAATCAGGAGGACTCCAATGAAACATTTAAAATTATTTATAATAATGGTATTTGTCATGTGCGCTCTTTTCAGTGCCCTGCTTTATGCAGAAAACACTATTGATAAACAGGAGGATATAAAAATGTCAAATATACAGACTGCGACATTTGCCGGGGGGTGTTTCTGGTGTATTGAATCAGATTTTGAAAAAATTGAGGGTGTTGTTGATGTTATTTCAGGATATGCAGGAGGAAGTGAAAAAAATCCTTCTTATAAAGATGTTTCTTCAGGCATTACCGGCCATGTTGAGGCAGTGCAGGTAGATTTTGACCCTTTATTAATATCATATAATAAACTTCTGGATATTTTCTGGCAGCATATTAATCCCTGCGATCCTGGAGGCCAGTTTGCTGACAGGGGAAGCCAGTATGCTTCTGCTGTATTTTTTCATAACCAGGAACAAAAACAGGCTGCTGAAGAATCAAAAAAAGCTCTGGAAATGTCGGGCAGATTTGAAAAACCCATAGTTACAAAAATTATTCCTTTTACTCAATTTTACAAAGCAGAAGACTATCATCAGGATTATCATAAAAAAAACCCTGGAAGATATAAACTTTACAGGTATAATTCAGGCAGGGATCAGTTTTTGAAAAAAGTCTGGGCCAAAGATCATGATAAATCAGAACCAAAGGAAAAATATCCAAAACCATCTGATAATATTATCAAACAAAAACTAAGTCCTGTGCAGTATCAGGTTACACAAAAACAGGGAACCGAGCCTCCTTTTGACAATCAATACTGGGATAATAAAAAACCTGGGATTTATGTAGATATTGTTTCAGGAGAACCCTTATTTTCTTCTATTGATAAATTTGATTCAGGCACAGGGTGGCCGAGTTTTACAAAACCCCTTGAAAAATCAAATATAATTGAAAAAAAGGACTCAAGCTTGTTTATGGTTCGTACTGAGGTAAGAAGCAGGCATGGAGATTCCCATCTGGGACATGTTTTTAATGACGGACCCCGGCCCGCAGGTTTAAGATACTGTATTAATTCAGCAGCATTAAGATTTATTCCTGTTGAAGAACTTGAAAAAAACGGATATGGTGAATATTTGCAAATTTTTGAGAAATAAAGTAATTTAATCCAGAGACAAGAAGGTGGAATGAAAAAAGAACAGATTTTTATTTATCAGAAAACAAACCGTTTTTTTGCCCAGCTTGCCCCCGGCATGGAAGAAATAGGAATTCAGGAGTTAAAAGAACTGGGTGCTGCCAGGATAAAACCTGATTATAGGGGTATTTATTTTAATGCAACAAGGGCCTGTCTTTATCGAGTAAATTATCTTTCACGGATCATTACCAGAGTACTGGCACCTTTAATAACCTTTAAATGTCCTGATACAGACATGCTTTATAAGAAAGCCGGGGACATTGAATGGTCAAAACTATTTAAAGTTAATAATACCTTTGCCGTATTTTCCAATGTATCAAACAGCAGTATTACCCATTCACAATATGCAGGGCTTTGTTTAAAAGATGCTATAGCAGACCAGTTTAGAAAATATTTTAATAAAAGACCGGATATAGATCCGCAAAATCCTGATATTTGGATCAATCTTTATATTAATAAAAATCAGGCAACTATAAGTCTTGATACATCAGGGGGATCGCTTCACAAAAGGGGATACAGGCAGATATCTCTTGAAGCACCTATGCAGGAACCCCTGGCTGCTGCCATTATAAAATTAACAGGCTGGGATGGAAGCAGTCCCCTTTATGACCCCATGTGCGGTTCAGGAACCCTTTTAAGCGAAGCTCTTATGCAATACTGCAAAATACCGTCAGGCTTTCTCAGGACAGGGTTTGGTTTTGAATTTCTTCCTGATTTTGAAAAAATGGTATGGCTGTCTGTGAAAAAAAAAGCAGATAAAAAGATCCGCCCCCTGGCTCAAGGATTGATTTCAGGCAGTGATATTTCTGCCCATGCAGTTGATGCTGCAAAAATCAATAACAAGGCTCTGCCCTATGGAGACAATATTATTTTTCAACAAACAGATTTTCAGGATATTCCTTTACTTGAAAACACAATTATTGTATCCAATCCTCCATATGGAATCCGTATGGGCAGAGGTGAAAACCCTGGTCTTCTTATAAAGGAAATGGGGGATTTCCTGAAACAGCGGTGCAAAGGTTCTCAGGCTTATATTTACTTTGGCAATCGTGAGCTTATAAAAGAAGTGGGACTCAAGCCTTCATGGAAAAAGCCTCTTTGGAATGGAGGACTTGACGGACGACTTGTTAAATATGAACTGTATTAAAAAATACTCGCTGATTTTTATTATTGCTTTGTCTGCCTGCATTATGATCCAGGCTGCAAACCGGAATAAATTACTGGATCCCCTGGAAAATATTTATTATGACCTGTGGCATCAACTGGCAGGCCAGCGCTATACACCTGAAAATGTTGTTATTGCAGCTATTGATGATAAAACACTTCTGGCACATCCTAATGAACCTCTTGTTTTCTGGAGTCCTCATTTTGCCAGGGCAGTTAAGGTACTGCGTCAAGCAGGAGCCAGATATATTGGGATTGATTTCCTGTTTTCCGTAAGTGCAGAGTCATGGTTAAACCAAATCAAATGGCCCCTTGAGTCCATGAGCAGAACCTTTGATATTCCCATGAGGCAGCAGCTTAATTCAGGTGATGTTGTTTTAATTGGCATAGTTGTTAAAACCAGGGAAGGAGAAGAACAAGTCATACTTCCTGTTTTTGATTATCTGTTTTCACTGCCTGGGGCACATGAGGATATCGGCCTTGCAAATCTTTATCCTGATAATGATGAGATTATCCGCTCCTTTATACCCAGATTTTTTGATGACAGCCGTGAACCCAGCCTGACCTTTGCCACTCTTATAGCAAAGCGGGCTGTTGAAAAGAACCCTGCAGATTTCCAAAAAATCTTTTATCCAGGCTCTGATTTTCCTGATACATCCCTGCCCCGGGCCATAGGTTATGTTGGTCCCCCTGGAACCTTTCCACGGGTATGTTTTGAAAATCTGCTTGATCCTGATGCTCTGGCCAGCCCTGAGATTCAAAATCTTAAAGGTAAGATAGTAATTATTGCTCAGGAAAGTTCAGGAACCCATGATATTCACTTGACCCCTTTTGTGAGAAAATTTCTTTACCAGGGCGGGCAGATGATGACTGGCCCTGAGATTCATGCCAATATTATTGAAACTATTCTTACAGGCAGGTATCCCCATAAATCCAGTATCTGGACAGAATTTATCTGGCTTGGGATTTTTATAGGTACAGGAACAATAATATTTTTTAATCAACCCCCGTTAAAGAGTATGGGATATGCAGTTATTTTAAATATTTTATGTTCTGGTATTGCGTATCTCATGTTTCTTAAAAACCAGATTCTTCCAATATCAGGGATTAATATCGGGCTTTTATTTACATATATCTGTTCTACCGGATTTCGCCTGACCCGTGAAGAAAAGACCCGTTCCCGTTTTCAAAAAGCTGTAAGCC from the Desulfonema limicola genome contains:
- a CDS encoding zinc-ribbon domain-containing protein produces the protein MKIICEKCGFTMNLDKSRIPEKGAKGKCPKCRHIFTIKNPGTGVSDNANKSQKTLYWLQGGGCGGDTWAFFNSEPPETSELINDLNIRLLWHPSISNHSIAAQNKLNNDLLSGKQALDILCIEGSIIRGPGGTGMFDTLLGKPKKDIAASLANKASYVLAVGTCASFGGIGADGEIEATGMQFQKWTPGGFMGENFKTKSGLPIINLPGCPCHGGVISGAIAALVSGIPLKLNQYNIPLEWYGTLVHQGCTRNEYHEYRVEEKKIGEKGCLFFYLGCHGPLVYGPCNKMLWNRRSSKTRVGVPCFGCTRPDFPQQYPFFKTRNIEGIPIELPDGVNRAHYLAYKGIAAAAAPERLKKRKTGI
- a CDS encoding response regulator — its product is MSQKKTPVILTIDDEKGIRESIRYFLEDYEYQVLEAENGKIGIEIFKRENPDLILVDLRMPEMDGLEVLRIVRNQSPDTPVIVISGTGVIGDAVEALHLGAWDYLLKPIGDLSVLLHSVEKALERSRLILENHAYQQYLEQEVAKRTRELEKANKELLREIALRKKTEASLRENEKKYRGYIENAPYGVFVADALGKYIEVNNAACQITGYSIDELSHMNIPDLIHKDFKEQGRKHFQEVMDKGRAVGELRFLRKDGSEMEMLVEAVKISDNRFIAFCKDLEEKKQAEAAKMLLESQLRQAQKMESIGTLAGGIAHDFNNILSSVIGYTELTIDDLPVGSVARRNLSSVLKAGERAKSLVSQILTFSRQSEQVHIPVQIHIIVKEALKLIRSSLPATIEIHQRITDSGYVMADPTQIHQVVMNLCTNAFHAMQDTGGVLTATLSQKQVNKINSAQYPELAWDNYVVLCIKDTGCGMKQDLLERIFDPYFTTKEKGKGTGLGLAVVHGIIKAHRGTIKVKTYPGKGSSFCVWLPTITVVQNEKADAEPQQLIGREHILIVDDEIDIIQMEQQMLERLGYKVTAFTDSLKALEAFSAAPLDFDVIVTDMTMPGITGYLLAKEMIRIRSNIPIILCTGFSEQIDEKKAEAAGIKKYIIKPAARNDLAKALREVLETQL
- a CDS encoding glutamine--tRNA ligase/YqeY domain fusion protein yields the protein MTVTDSVPAPNFIRYIIDEDLKTSKFDKRVVTRFPPEPNGYLHIGHAKSICLNFGLAAEYKGTCHMRFDDTNPGKEETEYVDSIKEDVQWLGFDWKEHLYYASDYFDRLYEFAVELIKQGKAYVDDLSADDIRLYRGTLTEPGKESPFRNRPVEENLELFEKMRAGEYEDGACVLRAKINMAAPNIVMRDPALYRIRKVHHHRTGNKWNIYPMYDFTHCLSDSIEGITHSICTLEFENNRELYDWVLDELKVYHPRQIEFARLNLTYTVLSKRKLIELVTQGHVTGWDDPRMPTISGLRRRGYTPEAIRKFCERIGVAKRDSMVDMALLEYIIREDLNKSAARVMAVLRPLKVVIENYPKDQVEEMEFVNNPEDPGMGSRNVPFSRVLYIERDDFFENPPKKFFRLGPGREVRLRYAYFVTCVDFIKDEQTGEVIELRCTYDPETKGGNAPDGRKVKGTLHWVSAAHAIDAEVRLYDHLFTRENPNEGGDYKECLNPNSLETLTGCKLEPSLANSKSGIRYQFERLGYFCLDSKDSSSKSLVFNRTVTLRDTWAKIQKGKKG
- a CDS encoding MBL fold metallo-hydrolase, which produces MKKKENKDFDLEVFTLASGSRGNAAFVSNGSTSILIDAGLSGIEVDRRLRTKGHCLADIDAILISHEHGDHIHAAGILSRRLDIPVYLTPKAWKASERKLGKISDIRHFNSGLGFKINSLEIYPFSTSHDSEDPVSLTIRQNGTKIGIATDLGIATALVKEHLKNCSLLILEANHDPVMLMNGPYPWHLKQRIKSRTGHLSNDDSGKLLKEILHEQLQHVILGHLSEKNNTPHKALNAAGQAMNGSKASLAIAPQDRCSEVFRLKSGGLQ
- the msrB gene encoding peptide-methionine (R)-S-oxide reductase MsrB, which translates into the protein MSNIQTATFAGGCFWCIESDFEKIEGVVDVISGYAGGSEKNPSYKDVSSGITGHVEAVQVDFDPLLISYNKLLDIFWQHINPCDPGGQFADRGSQYASAVFFHNQEQKQAAEESKKALEMSGRFEKPIVTKIIPFTQFYKAEDYHQDYHKKNPGRYKLYRYNSGRDQFLKKVWAKDHDKSEPKEKYPKPSDNIIKQKLSPVQYQVTQKQGTEPPFDNQYWDNKKPGIYVDIVSGEPLFSSIDKFDSGTGWPSFTKPLEKSNIIEKKDSSLFMVRTEVRSRHGDSHLGHVFNDGPRPAGLRYCINSAALRFIPVEELEKNGYGEYLQIFEK
- a CDS encoding THUMP domain-containing class I SAM-dependent RNA methyltransferase, which produces MKKEQIFIYQKTNRFFAQLAPGMEEIGIQELKELGAARIKPDYRGIYFNATRACLYRVNYLSRIITRVLAPLITFKCPDTDMLYKKAGDIEWSKLFKVNNTFAVFSNVSNSSITHSQYAGLCLKDAIADQFRKYFNKRPDIDPQNPDIWINLYINKNQATISLDTSGGSLHKRGYRQISLEAPMQEPLAAAIIKLTGWDGSSPLYDPMCGSGTLLSEALMQYCKIPSGFLRTGFGFEFLPDFEKMVWLSVKKKADKKIRPLAQGLISGSDISAHAVDAAKINNKALPYGDNIIFQQTDFQDIPLLENTIIVSNPPYGIRMGRGENPGLLIKEMGDFLKQRCKGSQAYIYFGNRELIKEVGLKPSWKKPLWNGGLDGRLVKYELY
- a CDS encoding adenylate/guanylate cyclase domain-containing protein yields the protein MNCIKKYSLIFIIALSACIMIQAANRNKLLDPLENIYYDLWHQLAGQRYTPENVVIAAIDDKTLLAHPNEPLVFWSPHFARAVKVLRQAGARYIGIDFLFSVSAESWLNQIKWPLESMSRTFDIPMRQQLNSGDVVLIGIVVKTREGEEQVILPVFDYLFSLPGAHEDIGLANLYPDNDEIIRSFIPRFFDDSREPSLTFATLIAKRAVEKNPADFQKIFYPGSDFPDTSLPRAIGYVGPPGTFPRVCFENLLDPDALASPEIQNLKGKIVIIAQESSGTHDIHLTPFVRKFLYQGGQMMTGPEIHANIIETILTGRYPHKSSIWTEFIWLGIFIGTGTIIFFNQPPLKSMGYAVILNILCSGIAYLMFLKNQILPISGINIGLLFTYICSTGFRLTREEKTRSRFQKAVSPYVSDAIVTKILESDKLPDLGGEIFTVTVLFSDIRSFTTISEQLSPREVVEMLNTYYSLICEPILEHGGMIDKFIGDAVMAVFGAPAHQADHAGRSLKSAVKIAGIALEFQDWLKKRFPDKELPLFRIGIGLHSGQAVIGNIGSAKRMGYTAIGDTVNIASRLESMSKKLGWTIVAGRDTISAAGVEVKTGRTQIIQPTGRAGQIEVFEVLDINTE